The following proteins are co-located in the Eptesicus fuscus isolate TK198812 chromosome 9, DD_ASM_mEF_20220401, whole genome shotgun sequence genome:
- the HSPB7 gene encoding heat shock protein beta-7 isoform X1 — MSHRTSSSFRAERSFHSSSSSASASASSAARALPAQDPPMEKALSMFSEDFGSFMRPRSEPLTFPALPTARTGGPGNIKTLGDAYEFAVDVSDFSPEDIIVTTSNNHIEVRAEKLAADGTVMNTFAHKCQLPEDVDPTSVTSALREDGSLTIRARRHPHTEHVQQTFRTEIKI; from the exons ATGAGCCACAGGACCTCCTCCAGCTTCAGAGCCGAGAGAAGcttccactcctcctcctcctcggcctcggcctcggcctcctcAGCCGCCCgagccctcccagcccaggacccacccatGGAGAAGGCCTTGAGCATGTTTTCCGAGGATTTTGGCAGCTTCATGCGGCCCCGCTCGGAGCCCCTGACCTTCCCAG ccctccccacagcccgcACCGGGGGGCCGGGCAACATCAAGACCCTTGGCGATGCCTATGAGTTTGCCGTGGACGTGAGCGACTTCTCCCCCGAGGACATCATCGTCACCACGTCCAACAACCACATCGAGGTGCGCGCTGAGAAG ctggcagctgatGGCACGGTCATGAACACCTTCGCTCACAAATGCCAGCTGCCCGAGGACGTGGACCCCACCTCCGTGACCTCAGCCCTGAGGGAGGACGGCAGCCTCACCATCCGGGCGCGGCGACACCCGCACACAGAGCATGTCCAGCAGACCTTCCGGACAGAGATCAAAATCTGA
- the FAM131C gene encoding protein FAM131C, with protein sequence MGSCVSRDLFTGVHKDCPMPPGTGPLSPRPSSCPPTFIPDYVTGKDKQMDFCWDPWQRCFQTTNGYLSDSRSCSSSYHVAALATSSLVGVVQSIKDHITKPTAMARGRVAHLIEWKGWRAQRSGWEPSPAEDEHYCCLPDELREARFAAGVAEQFAITEATLSAWSSLDDEELHPENSPQDVIQLQDLDSIYLQDSLRSGPSQDDSLLAFSSPGLSPDGWPSPEEPPITAAGPQPPSPEQQQHRPRLPGGPGPEGGACLQGSLPSVDSGSLSEEEDDVFYN encoded by the exons ATGGGCTCCTGCGTGTCGCGAG ATCTCTTCACAGGTGTCCACAAGGATTGCCCCATGCCCCCGGgcacaggccccctgagcccacgGCCCTCCAGCTGCCCACCCACCTTCATTCCGGACTATGTCACTGGCAAG GACAAACAGATGGATTTCTGTTGGGATCCTTGGCAG aGATGCTTCCAGACCACCAACGGCTACCTGTCCGACTCCAGATCCTGCTCCAGCAGCTACCACGTGGCAGCCCTGGCCACCTCGTCCCTTGTGG gggTGGTGCAGAGCATCAAGGACCACATCACGAAGCCCACGGCCATGGCGCGTGGCCGCGTGGCCCACCTCATCGAGTGGAAGGGCTGGAGGGCCCAGCGCTCGGGCTGGGAGCCGTCCCCGGCCGAGGACGAGCACTACTGCTGCCTCCCGGACGAGCTGCGCGAGGCCCGCTTCGCCGCCG GGGTCGCTGAGCAGTTCGCCATCACAGAGGCCACCCTGAGCGCCTGGTCCTCACTGGACGACGAGGAGCTGCACCCCGAGAACAGCCCCCAGGACGTCATCCAGCTGCAGG ACCTGGACAGCATCTACCTTCAGGACAGCCTTCGGAGCGGCCCCTCGCAGGACGACAGTCTCCTggccttctcctcccccggcctCTCCCCTGACGGCTGGCCCTCACCCGAGGAGCCCCCCATCACAGctgctggcccccagccccccagccctgagcagcagcagcaccggCCCCGGCTGCCCGGGGGCCCGGGGCCCGAGGGCGGGGCGTGCCTGCAGGGCTCCCTCCCCTCGGTGGACAGCGGCTCCCTCTCGGAGGAGGAGGACGACGTGTTCTATAACTGA
- the HSPB7 gene encoding heat shock protein beta-7 isoform X2, which yields MSHRTSSSFRAERSFHSSSSSASASASSAARALPAQDPPMEKALSMFSEDFGSFMRPRSEPLTFPARTGGPGNIKTLGDAYEFAVDVSDFSPEDIIVTTSNNHIEVRAEKLAADGTVMNTFAHKCQLPEDVDPTSVTSALREDGSLTIRARRHPHTEHVQQTFRTEIKI from the exons ATGAGCCACAGGACCTCCTCCAGCTTCAGAGCCGAGAGAAGcttccactcctcctcctcctcggcctcggcctcggcctcctcAGCCGCCCgagccctcccagcccaggacccacccatGGAGAAGGCCTTGAGCATGTTTTCCGAGGATTTTGGCAGCTTCATGCGGCCCCGCTCGGAGCCCCTGACCTTCCCAG cccgcACCGGGGGGCCGGGCAACATCAAGACCCTTGGCGATGCCTATGAGTTTGCCGTGGACGTGAGCGACTTCTCCCCCGAGGACATCATCGTCACCACGTCCAACAACCACATCGAGGTGCGCGCTGAGAAG ctggcagctgatGGCACGGTCATGAACACCTTCGCTCACAAATGCCAGCTGCCCGAGGACGTGGACCCCACCTCCGTGACCTCAGCCCTGAGGGAGGACGGCAGCCTCACCATCCGGGCGCGGCGACACCCGCACACAGAGCATGTCCAGCAGACCTTCCGGACAGAGATCAAAATCTGA
- the LOC103292021 gene encoding chloride channel protein ClC-Ka isoform X2: protein MEELVGLREGSSGNPVTLQELWGPCPRLRRRIGGGLEWLKQKLFRVGEDWYFLTTLGVLMALISYTMSFTVGRVVRAHKWLYREIGDSHLLRYLSWTVYPMALVSFSSGFSQSITPFSGGSGIPELKTILSGVVLEDYLDIKNFGAKVVGLTCTLATGSTIFLGKVGPFVHLSVMIAAYLGRVRTKTIGEPENKSKQNEMLVAAAAVGVATVFAAPFSGVLFSIEVMSSHFSVWDYWRGFFAATCGAFMFRLLAVFNSEQETITSLFKTSFRVDVPFDLPEIFFFVALGAICGVLSCAYLFCQRNFLIFVKTNPLTSKLLATSKPLYSALAALVLASITYPPGVGRFMASRLSMKQHLDTLFDNNSWALMTRNSSPPWPAEPDPQNLWFEWYHPRFTIFGTLAFFLVMKFWMLILATTIPMPAGYFMPIFIFGAAVGRLIGEALSVAFPEGIVAGGVTNPIMPGGYALAGAAAFSGAVTHTISTALLAFELTGQIVHALPVLMAVLAANAIAQSCQPSFYDGTIIVKKLPYLPWIRGRKISSHRVIVEHFMNCSITALAKDMPLEEVVKVITSTDKAEYPLEESTESQILVGTVRRAHLLQALQAEPPSWAPGHQRYLQDVLAGGCPMEPVTLQLSPETSLHEAHNLFELLNLQSLFVTSRGRAVGSVSWVELKKAISNVTNPPAPK from the exons ATGGAGGAGCTGGTAGGGCTGCGAGAGGGCTCCTCGGGGAACCCTGTGACTCTGCAGGAGCTGTGGGGCCCGTGTCCCCGCCTCCGCCGACGCATCGGAG GTGGCTTGGAGTGGTTGAAGCAGAAGCTGTTCCGTGTGGGTGAGGACTGGTACTTCCTGACGACCCTCGGGGTGCTCATGGCCCTGATCAGCTACACCATGAGCTTCACCGTGGGGCGAGTGGTCCGAG CACACAAGTGGCTGTACCGGGAGATTGGAGACAGCCACCTGCTCCGGTATCTCTCCTGGACGGTGTACCCCATGGCCTTGGTCTCCTTCTCCTCGGGCTTCTCACAGAGCATCACGCCCTTCTCGGGAG GTTCTGGAATCCCGGAGCTGAAGACCATCTTGTCCGGGGTGGTCTTGGAGGACTACCTGGACATCAAGAACTTCGGGGCCAAGGTGGTGGGCCTCACCTGCACCCTGGCCACCGGCAGCACCATCTTCCTGGGCAAAGTG GGCCCCTTCGTGCACCTGAGTGTGATGATCGCTGCCTACCTGGGCCGCGTGCGCACCAAGACCATTGGGGAGCCCGAG AACAAGAGCAAGCAAAACGAAATGCTGGTGGCGGCAGCGGCGGTGGGCGTGGCCACAGTCTTCGCAGCGCCCTTCAGCG GCGTCCTGTTCAGCATCGAGGTCATGTCCTCCCACTTCTCCGTCTGGGATTACTGGCGGGGCTTCTTCGCTGCCACCTGTGGGGCCTTCATGTTCCGCCTCCTGGCCGTCTTCAACAGCGAGCAGG AGACCATCACCTCCCTCTTCAAGACCAGCTTCCGGGTGGACGTCCCCTTCGACCTGCCCGAGATCTTCTTTTTCGTGGCGCTGGG GGCCATCTGTGGCGTCCTGAGCTGCGCTTACCTCTTCTGTCAGCGCAATTTCCTCATCTTCGTCAAGACGAACCCGCTCACCTCCAAACTCCTGGCCACCAG cAAGCCTCTGTACTCCGCCCTGGCCGCCCTGGTTCTCGCCTCCATCACCTACCCGCCTGGCGTGGGCCGCTTCATGGCTTCCCGG CTGTCCATGAAGCAGCACCTGGACACACTGTTCGACAACAACTCGTGGGCACTGATGACCCGGAACTCGTCCCCGCCCTGGCCCGCCGAGCCCGACCCCCAGAACCTGTGGTTCGAGTGGTACCACCCGCGGTTCACCATCTTTGGGACCCTTGCCTTCTTCCTGGTTATGAAG TTCTGGATGCTGATCCTGGCCACCACCATCCCCATGCCCGCTGGCTACTTTATGCCCATATTCATCTTCG GAGCTGCTGTTGGGCGCCTCATCGGGGAGGCCCTCTCTGTTGCCTTCCCCGAGGGCATCGTGGCTGGAGGGGTCACCAACCCCATCATGCCTGGGGGGTATGCCCTGGCAG GGGCCGCGGCCTTCTCGGGGGCCGTGACCCACACCATCTCCACGGCGCTGCTGGCCTTCGAGCTGACCGGCCAGATCGTGCACGCGCTGCCCGTGCTGATGGCGGTGCTGGCGGCCAACGCCATTGCCCAGAGCTGCCAGCCCTCCTTCTACGACGGCACCATCATTGTCAAGAAGCTGCCGTATCTCCCGTGGATCCGGGGCCGGAAGATCAG ctctcaCCGCGTCATTGTGGAGCACTTTATGAACTGTAGCATCACCGCGCTGGCCAAGGACATGCCCCTGGAGGAGGTGGTCAAGGTCATAACCTCCACCGACAAGGCGGAGTACCCCCTGGAGGAGAGCACAG AGTCTCAGATCCTGGTGGGCACCGTGCGAAGGGCCCACTTGCTGCAGGCCCTCCAGGCTGAGCCACCTTCCTGGGCTCCAGGACACCAA CGGTATCTCCAGGACGTCTTGGCGGGGGGCTGCCCCATGGAGCCAGTGACCCTGCAGCTGTCTCCAGAGACCTCCCTGCACGAG GCACACAACCTCTTCGAGCTGCTGAACCTTCAGTCCCTCTTCGTGACGTCCAGAGGCAGGGCCGTGGGCAGCGTGTCTTGGGTGGAG TTGAAGAAAGCAATTTCCAACGTGACAAACCCACCGGCCCCAAAGTGA
- the LOC103292021 gene encoding chloride channel protein ClC-Ka isoform X3 — translation MEELVGLREGSSGNPVTLQELWGPCPRLRRRIGGGLEWLKQKLFRVGEDWYFLTTLGVLMALISYTMSFTVGRVVRGSGIPELKTILSGVVLEDYLDIKNFGAKVVGLTCTLATGSTIFLGKVGPFVHLSVMIAAYLGRVRTKTIGEPENKSKQNEMLVAAAAVGVATVFAAPFSGVLFSIEVMSSHFSVWDYWRGFFAATCGAFMFRLLAVFNSEQETITSLFKTSFRVDVPFDLPEIFFFVALGAICGVLSCAYLFCQRNFLIFVKTNPLTSKLLATSKPLYSALAALVLASITYPPGVGRFMASRLSMKQHLDTLFDNNSWALMTRNSSPPWPAEPDPQNLWFEWYHPRFTIFGTLAFFLVMKFWMLILATTIPMPAGYFMPIFIFGAAVGRLIGEALSVAFPEGIVAGGVTNPIMPGGYALAGAAAFSGAVTHTISTALLAFELTGQIVHALPVLMAVLAANAIAQSCQPSFYDGTIIVKKLPYLPWIRGRKISSHRVIVEHFMNCSITALAKDMPLEEVVKVITSTDKAEYPLEESTESQILVGTVRRAHLLQALQAEPPSWAPGHQRYLQDVLAGGCPMEPVTLQLSPETSLHEAHNLFELLNLQSLFVTSRGRAVGSVSWVELKKAISNVTNPPAPK, via the exons ATGGAGGAGCTGGTAGGGCTGCGAGAGGGCTCCTCGGGGAACCCTGTGACTCTGCAGGAGCTGTGGGGCCCGTGTCCCCGCCTCCGCCGACGCATCGGAG GTGGCTTGGAGTGGTTGAAGCAGAAGCTGTTCCGTGTGGGTGAGGACTGGTACTTCCTGACGACCCTCGGGGTGCTCATGGCCCTGATCAGCTACACCATGAGCTTCACCGTGGGGCGAGTGGTCCGAG GTTCTGGAATCCCGGAGCTGAAGACCATCTTGTCCGGGGTGGTCTTGGAGGACTACCTGGACATCAAGAACTTCGGGGCCAAGGTGGTGGGCCTCACCTGCACCCTGGCCACCGGCAGCACCATCTTCCTGGGCAAAGTG GGCCCCTTCGTGCACCTGAGTGTGATGATCGCTGCCTACCTGGGCCGCGTGCGCACCAAGACCATTGGGGAGCCCGAG AACAAGAGCAAGCAAAACGAAATGCTGGTGGCGGCAGCGGCGGTGGGCGTGGCCACAGTCTTCGCAGCGCCCTTCAGCG GCGTCCTGTTCAGCATCGAGGTCATGTCCTCCCACTTCTCCGTCTGGGATTACTGGCGGGGCTTCTTCGCTGCCACCTGTGGGGCCTTCATGTTCCGCCTCCTGGCCGTCTTCAACAGCGAGCAGG AGACCATCACCTCCCTCTTCAAGACCAGCTTCCGGGTGGACGTCCCCTTCGACCTGCCCGAGATCTTCTTTTTCGTGGCGCTGGG GGCCATCTGTGGCGTCCTGAGCTGCGCTTACCTCTTCTGTCAGCGCAATTTCCTCATCTTCGTCAAGACGAACCCGCTCACCTCCAAACTCCTGGCCACCAG cAAGCCTCTGTACTCCGCCCTGGCCGCCCTGGTTCTCGCCTCCATCACCTACCCGCCTGGCGTGGGCCGCTTCATGGCTTCCCGG CTGTCCATGAAGCAGCACCTGGACACACTGTTCGACAACAACTCGTGGGCACTGATGACCCGGAACTCGTCCCCGCCCTGGCCCGCCGAGCCCGACCCCCAGAACCTGTGGTTCGAGTGGTACCACCCGCGGTTCACCATCTTTGGGACCCTTGCCTTCTTCCTGGTTATGAAG TTCTGGATGCTGATCCTGGCCACCACCATCCCCATGCCCGCTGGCTACTTTATGCCCATATTCATCTTCG GAGCTGCTGTTGGGCGCCTCATCGGGGAGGCCCTCTCTGTTGCCTTCCCCGAGGGCATCGTGGCTGGAGGGGTCACCAACCCCATCATGCCTGGGGGGTATGCCCTGGCAG GGGCCGCGGCCTTCTCGGGGGCCGTGACCCACACCATCTCCACGGCGCTGCTGGCCTTCGAGCTGACCGGCCAGATCGTGCACGCGCTGCCCGTGCTGATGGCGGTGCTGGCGGCCAACGCCATTGCCCAGAGCTGCCAGCCCTCCTTCTACGACGGCACCATCATTGTCAAGAAGCTGCCGTATCTCCCGTGGATCCGGGGCCGGAAGATCAG ctctcaCCGCGTCATTGTGGAGCACTTTATGAACTGTAGCATCACCGCGCTGGCCAAGGACATGCCCCTGGAGGAGGTGGTCAAGGTCATAACCTCCACCGACAAGGCGGAGTACCCCCTGGAGGAGAGCACAG AGTCTCAGATCCTGGTGGGCACCGTGCGAAGGGCCCACTTGCTGCAGGCCCTCCAGGCTGAGCCACCTTCCTGGGCTCCAGGACACCAA CGGTATCTCCAGGACGTCTTGGCGGGGGGCTGCCCCATGGAGCCAGTGACCCTGCAGCTGTCTCCAGAGACCTCCCTGCACGAG GCACACAACCTCTTCGAGCTGCTGAACCTTCAGTCCCTCTTCGTGACGTCCAGAGGCAGGGCCGTGGGCAGCGTGTCTTGGGTGGAG TTGAAGAAAGCAATTTCCAACGTGACAAACCCACCGGCCCCAAAGTGA
- the LOC103292021 gene encoding chloride channel protein ClC-Ka isoform X1, whose amino-acid sequence MEELVGLREGSSGNPVTLQELWGPCPRLRRRIGGGLEWLKQKLFRVGEDWYFLTTLGVLMALISYTMSFTVGRVVRAHKWLYREIGDSHLLRYLSWTVYPMALVSFSSGFSQSITPFSGGSGIPELKTILSGVVLEDYLDIKNFGAKVVGLTCTLATGSTIFLGKVGPFVHLSVMIAAYLGRVRTKTIGEPENKSKQNEMLVAAAAVGVATVFAAPFSGVLFSIEVMSSHFSVWDYWRGFFAATCGAFMFRLLAVFNSEQETITSLFKTSFRVDVPFDLPEIFFFVALGAICGVLSCAYLFCQRNFLIFVKTNPLTSKLLATSKPLYSALAALVLASITYPPGVGRFMASRLSMKQHLDTLFDNNSWALMTRNSSPPWPAEPDPQNLWFEWYHPRFTIFGTLAFFLVMKFWMLILATTIPMPAGYFMPIFIFGAAVGRLIGEALSVAFPEGIVAGGVTNPIMPGGYALAGAAAFSGAVTHTISTALLAFELTGQIVHALPVLMAVLAANAIAQSCQPSFYDGTIIVKKLPYLPWIRGRKISSHRVIVEHFMNCSITALAKDMPLEEVVKVITSTDKAEYPLEESTESQILVGTVRRAHLLQALQAEPPSWAPGHQVRYLQDVLAGGCPMEPVTLQLSPETSLHEAHNLFELLNLQSLFVTSRGRAVGSVSWVELKKAISNVTNPPAPK is encoded by the exons ATGGAGGAGCTGGTAGGGCTGCGAGAGGGCTCCTCGGGGAACCCTGTGACTCTGCAGGAGCTGTGGGGCCCGTGTCCCCGCCTCCGCCGACGCATCGGAG GTGGCTTGGAGTGGTTGAAGCAGAAGCTGTTCCGTGTGGGTGAGGACTGGTACTTCCTGACGACCCTCGGGGTGCTCATGGCCCTGATCAGCTACACCATGAGCTTCACCGTGGGGCGAGTGGTCCGAG CACACAAGTGGCTGTACCGGGAGATTGGAGACAGCCACCTGCTCCGGTATCTCTCCTGGACGGTGTACCCCATGGCCTTGGTCTCCTTCTCCTCGGGCTTCTCACAGAGCATCACGCCCTTCTCGGGAG GTTCTGGAATCCCGGAGCTGAAGACCATCTTGTCCGGGGTGGTCTTGGAGGACTACCTGGACATCAAGAACTTCGGGGCCAAGGTGGTGGGCCTCACCTGCACCCTGGCCACCGGCAGCACCATCTTCCTGGGCAAAGTG GGCCCCTTCGTGCACCTGAGTGTGATGATCGCTGCCTACCTGGGCCGCGTGCGCACCAAGACCATTGGGGAGCCCGAG AACAAGAGCAAGCAAAACGAAATGCTGGTGGCGGCAGCGGCGGTGGGCGTGGCCACAGTCTTCGCAGCGCCCTTCAGCG GCGTCCTGTTCAGCATCGAGGTCATGTCCTCCCACTTCTCCGTCTGGGATTACTGGCGGGGCTTCTTCGCTGCCACCTGTGGGGCCTTCATGTTCCGCCTCCTGGCCGTCTTCAACAGCGAGCAGG AGACCATCACCTCCCTCTTCAAGACCAGCTTCCGGGTGGACGTCCCCTTCGACCTGCCCGAGATCTTCTTTTTCGTGGCGCTGGG GGCCATCTGTGGCGTCCTGAGCTGCGCTTACCTCTTCTGTCAGCGCAATTTCCTCATCTTCGTCAAGACGAACCCGCTCACCTCCAAACTCCTGGCCACCAG cAAGCCTCTGTACTCCGCCCTGGCCGCCCTGGTTCTCGCCTCCATCACCTACCCGCCTGGCGTGGGCCGCTTCATGGCTTCCCGG CTGTCCATGAAGCAGCACCTGGACACACTGTTCGACAACAACTCGTGGGCACTGATGACCCGGAACTCGTCCCCGCCCTGGCCCGCCGAGCCCGACCCCCAGAACCTGTGGTTCGAGTGGTACCACCCGCGGTTCACCATCTTTGGGACCCTTGCCTTCTTCCTGGTTATGAAG TTCTGGATGCTGATCCTGGCCACCACCATCCCCATGCCCGCTGGCTACTTTATGCCCATATTCATCTTCG GAGCTGCTGTTGGGCGCCTCATCGGGGAGGCCCTCTCTGTTGCCTTCCCCGAGGGCATCGTGGCTGGAGGGGTCACCAACCCCATCATGCCTGGGGGGTATGCCCTGGCAG GGGCCGCGGCCTTCTCGGGGGCCGTGACCCACACCATCTCCACGGCGCTGCTGGCCTTCGAGCTGACCGGCCAGATCGTGCACGCGCTGCCCGTGCTGATGGCGGTGCTGGCGGCCAACGCCATTGCCCAGAGCTGCCAGCCCTCCTTCTACGACGGCACCATCATTGTCAAGAAGCTGCCGTATCTCCCGTGGATCCGGGGCCGGAAGATCAG ctctcaCCGCGTCATTGTGGAGCACTTTATGAACTGTAGCATCACCGCGCTGGCCAAGGACATGCCCCTGGAGGAGGTGGTCAAGGTCATAACCTCCACCGACAAGGCGGAGTACCCCCTGGAGGAGAGCACAG AGTCTCAGATCCTGGTGGGCACCGTGCGAAGGGCCCACTTGCTGCAGGCCCTCCAGGCTGAGCCACCTTCCTGGGCTCCAGGACACCAAGTG CGGTATCTCCAGGACGTCTTGGCGGGGGGCTGCCCCATGGAGCCAGTGACCCTGCAGCTGTCTCCAGAGACCTCCCTGCACGAG GCACACAACCTCTTCGAGCTGCTGAACCTTCAGTCCCTCTTCGTGACGTCCAGAGGCAGGGCCGTGGGCAGCGTGTCTTGGGTGGAG TTGAAGAAAGCAATTTCCAACGTGACAAACCCACCGGCCCCAAAGTGA